One window of the Podospora pseudocomata strain CBS 415.72m chromosome 7, whole genome shotgun sequence genome contains the following:
- a CDS encoding hypothetical protein (EggNog:ENOG503P2YU; COG:K): protein MTDGSIVVKFAILSGHEQHHTPTSPPKKPRGAQFPPILSIQNPATSQGGSLWRNPCIGGTLAGNYRVGPDYNVDYSSQEPHTAEQSQAPHSYDTHHHRGSLQHAGPPPLHEPPPHQSHHGLPQHYPATHQHHPHPHPILTDPSHLGGHPGARHLGHPAHPGPSHYGAGPSPHNVVPPLYPSLTPTHGSTAGVKRQRPDDLDLSVPGISELEQNELDSMQQTPLGAAYAQATGVPPAHHHHRLPDTGPPNKLMRRDGESSIGAGAPSVVGQAGMPAPAPRPRGPKLKFTPEDDQLLIDLKENKSLTWKQIADFFPGRSSGTLQVRYCTKLKAKTTQWTDETDQKLKTALQDYENEKWRIVANKVGTGFTPAACRERAAQLSGEDL, encoded by the exons ATGACAGACGGCAGCATCGTTGTCAAGTTTG CCATTTTGAGTGGGCACGAACAGCACCACacgccaacctctccgccgAAGAAGCCCCGCGGGGCCCAGTTTCCTCCAATTCTTTCCATTCAGAATCCGGCGACCAGCCAGGGCGGCTCGCTCTGGCGGAACCCATGCATCGGAGGCACACTGGCGGGCAATTATCGCGTAGGACCGGATTACAATGTCGACTACTCGTCACAGGAGCCGCATACGGCCGAGCAGAGCCAAGCTCCGCATTCTTATGATACGCACCACCATCGCGGCTCGCTTCAGCACGCCGGGCCGCCGCCCCTCCACGAGCCGCCTCCCCATCAATCCCACCACGGCCTGCCACAGCACTATCCTGCcactcaccaacatcaccctcaccctcacccaatTCTCACAGACCCATCGCACCTGGGCGGCCATCCGGGGGCGCGACATCTCGGCCACCCTGCCCATCCAGGGCCATCGCATTACGGCGCCGGCCCCTCTCCCCACAACGTCGTGCCCCCCCTCTACCCATCTCTAACCCCGACCCATGGGTCTACTGCTGGTGTGAAGCGTCAACGGCCTGATGATCTCGATCTTTCGGTTCCCGGCATATCGGAACTTGAACAGAACGAGCTGGATTCAATGCAGCAAACGCCCCTAGGCGCTGCCTATGCCCAAGCAACGGGAGTCCCGCCagcacatcaccaccaccggctgCCAGACACAGGACCTCCGAACAAGTTGATGCGACGTGATGGGGAGAGCAGCATAGGAGCCGGAGCTCCGAGCGTGGTTGGGCAAGCTGGGATGCCAGCCCCAGCTCCCAGACCGAGGGGGCCTAAGCTGAAGTTTACGCCAGAGGATGATCAGCTATTGATTGACTTGAAGGAGAACAAGAGCTTAACGTGGAAACAAATTGCGGACTTCTTCCCTGGTCGGTCAAGCGGGACATTGCAAGTGCGTTACTGCACCAAACTCAAGGCGAAGACAACACAGTGGACGGATGAAACG GATCAAAAACTCAAAACCGCTCTGCAAGATTACGAAAACGAAAAGTGGCGTATCGTTGCCAACAAAGTTGGCACCGGATTCACACCAGCTGCATGCCGCGAGAGGGCAGCACAGCTATCAGGCGAAGACTTATAG
- a CDS encoding hypothetical protein (COG:P; EggNog:ENOG503NZZQ): protein MSREPPFDGPLQQPRDFATDPPAAPPDLDTAVDTTSHRVRYNPNIDTSIAENAAPTNDAATSPRKAPARADTGAPFSPTSRRRTTRVGTFRTVDNFEDFELRPGWHPGSEPGVDPLKPDGGHASMPQLSAPCEITIVDFSEDKLSIQNKDNSSLGSFLEVPQPKWAKCRWINVNGLSWDVIQLLGKHKSLHKLAVEDIMNTRSRTKAEWYPTHAFIVLTLQRLDDTYRDSDDESSDSDEADDTSSHASNRSIFSGKTGKYSRKLLRRLKRTFRAGKFSSDTTLEGGKDWPQDGSGPYPRASRSEYPEGPTRTLRRYHAAPDDPIARFMDRNSALISKNYTVACEQVSMFITNDNTIISFFEESAEVIEAPIIQRLQTSDTIIRHSCDASMVGHAVLDGIIDLAIQVASCYRDAIGDIEPEVLTHPNIGHTKKLYILTSEINALISFINPITTLIQALRDHKTDMALDKAMAKILDPNHDPIITTLTYTYLGDVLDHCVLITDTLNRLKSSADGMIGLIFNTISAHQNESMKQLTTATIIFLPLTFITGYFGQNFVPFTVLEQDIGYFWKIAVPVVFATIILLQREAIVDYCKAIFQRRYLWELKKRRSDRRNKKRV, encoded by the exons ATGTCGCGCGAACCGCCTTTTGATGGGCCCCTGCAACAGCCGCGCGACTTCGCAACAGACCCACcggctgctcctccagaTCTTGACACCGCTGTtgacaccaccagccaccgCGTTCGATATAACCCCAACATCGATACCAGCATTGCGGAAAATGCTGCCCCCACGAACGATGCCGCGACCAGCCCGAGAAAGGCACCCGCCCGCGCAGATACCGGTGCACCCTTCAGCCCCACCAGTCGACGGCGCACAACCCGGGTCGGCACATTTCGCACAGTCGACAACTTCGAAGACTTTGAACTCCGCCCGGGATGGCATC CCGGTTCGGAACCAGGGGTCGATCCACTCAAGCCGGATGGTGGCCACGCATCTATGCCTCAACTGAGCGCCCCATGCGAGATCACTATTGTCGACTTCTCCGAAGACAAGCTCTCGATTCAGAACAAGGACAACTCGTCTCTCGGCTCTTTCTTGGAGGTTCCACAACCAAAGTGGGCAAAATGTCGGTGGATCAATGTGAACGGTCTGAGCTGGGACGTTATCCAGCTGCTGGGGAAGCACAAGAGCCTTCATAAACTGGCCGTGGAAGATATTATGAACACGAGGAGCAGGACAAAGGCCGAGTGGTATCCAACACATGCCTTCATTGTCTTGACTCTTCAAAGGCTTGACGACACCTACAGGGACTCTGACGACGAGAGCTCTGATTCTGATGAGGCTGATGACACATCTAGCCATGCTAGTAATCGCAGCATCTTCAGTGGGAAAACTGGCAAGTATTCCCGGAAGCTCTTGAGGCGGCTGAAACGGACATTCCGTGCTGGGAAATTCTCCTCAGACACCACATTAGAGGGTGGGAAGGACTGGCCCCAGGATGGCTCTGGGCCGTATCCCAGGGCTTCACGGTCTGAGTACCCAGAAGGCCCGACCAGAACCTTGCGAAGATACCACGCCGCACCAGACGATCCTATCGCAAGGTTTATGGACAGGAACTCAGCCCTGATCTCCAAAAACTACACGGTAGCCTGTGAGCAGGTCTCCATGTTCATCACGAACGACAACACCATAATTAGTTTCTTTGAAGAATCGGCTGAAGTGATAGAGGCACCCATCATCCAACGTCTCCAGACGAGTGATACAATCATCCGACA CTCATGCGATGCGTCCATGGTAGGACACGCAGTACTGGATGGAATTATCGATCTTGCCATCCAGGTAGCGAGCTGCTATCGTGATGCTATCGGCGATATTGAACCCGAAGTGTTGACTCACCCCAACATCGGCCACACCAAAAAGCTGTACATCCTCACATCGGAGATCAATGCGCTGATTAGTTTCATCAATCCAATCACGACATTGATACAAGCCCTGCGTGATCACAAAACGGATATGGCGCTCGACAAAGCCATGGCCAAAATCCTGGACCCCAATCatgaccccatcatcaccacgctGACGTACACCTATCTCGGTGATGTTCTGGACCACTGCGTCCTCATCACAGATACTTTAAATAGGCTCAAGAGCTCCGCTGATGGGATGATAGGGCTGATTTTCAACACCATTTCAGCACATCAGAACGAATCCATGAAGCAATTGACCACAGCCACCATTATCTTCTTGCCGCTCACTTTCATTACGGGTTACTTCGGGCAAAACTTTGTTCCGTTCACCGTTTTAGAGCAAGATATTGGTTACTT CTGGAAAATCGCCGTCCCTGTCGTCTTTGCGACGATAATCCTTTTGCAGAGGGAAGCCATTGTCGACTATTGCAAGGCCATCTTCCAGCGTCGTTATCTCTGGGAGTTGAAGAAAAGGCGCTCGGATCGACGAAACAAGAAGCGGGTTTGA
- a CDS encoding hypothetical protein (COG:K; COG:L; EggNog:ENOG503NZDD) produces MALGDTPEIGQQTYGTVGDSNTTDFPPSHTKLTFAPVVDPDAGSGPKKAGKVGKKAKKSDADPDGPPKNAKEYWQQHYARACESGSNLKRKAVEEPYETPSTKIQRMSGPDDKSEGLIPVRTEEAVSVKAEEGVSVKAEADVSIKAEEPGFIEIEAPVFVKAEGPGLIKTEEDTAFDYKIPLPSKTAVQAAVDDALQTIKDRLDKGDMQACKDFEELREATLSFGVNNCKPVEGKWKLKGFKTPLYNHQLIGVRWMCSREFHPRGSNGGILADEMGLGKTVQLLACMSQNPSSSRRDKAQKTLIIAPEKLLTQWYREIFDHCDDKGLRVLVYKNANAMADDECANSDIIITNYAQVQRQASKGLAECEESEESEDPSDFRETSLKQKLHRHGPPLFRINYHRIVLDEAHAINNRESSTSLACRYLTGKYRWVLTGTPLTNTTAEVFPYLDFLGTKFKKYDTFVQAMGGVKGKMGDMEEFQKTLSELTLRRRVDTQLMGAPILQIPKAHPVQVVTVNFSPFEMEAYGRTNRRQMALEVRRQAYQDAGQPYDPGPEKGTMQKIVDHLQFFTSHPALVEPDWYEEQENQDKSKLPELSEVKCNCFCRYCRRVVTPASKLADCGHPFCASCFGNLITRHHNKEKACCPSCNKPVGSGRSGKGSCPSHQGMPILPRDNGHTYRHFGDDDNGFQPRFSKHQETTGKGTKKKARRAKSRKKKRHPSKRRKATKTNNKGGKQKRQTVQTVQQTRANTLNFMKGVDSHPWDPVPHSAKTKATLDLIDGWQSEAPEDKIIIFVQWIPMLSTLGRMLTQSGYRFVYFWGDLDQNDQEQSLKTFRKVPAVKIMLASITCTTHGLNLTVANRAIMYDHWWNVCRQQQAFGRVHRIGQTKEVHTAKIVVAGSVDERIIQIQQDKETAISGVMDGMDEIKKRPISMAKEILGLGDLSDSIDENADLDEDEDYYEDSDDEDEDEEETDSESESTSDESGSESGSGSGSYDDDEDDGEHSGSKSD; encoded by the exons ATGGCTCTTGGGGATACACCTGAAATCGGCCAGCAGACATATGGGACAGTTGGAGATTCCAACACGACTGActtcccaccatcacacacCAAACTCACGTTTGCTCCAGTGGTTGACCCAGATGCAGGCAGCGGGCCAAAAAAGGCCGGTAAAGTGGGCAAGAAGGCCAAAAAAAGCGACGCGGACCCTGACGGGCCCCCCAAGAATGCTAAGGAATACTGGCAGCAACACTATGCTCGTGCGTGCGAGAGCGGGTCGAATTTGAAGCGCAAGGCTGTTGAGGAGCCCTACGAGACTCCCTCCACCAAAATACAGCGCATGTCAGGCCCAGACGACAAATCTGAGGGGCTTATTCCAGTCAGGACTGAAGAGGCCGTTTCGGTCAaagctgaggagggtgtttcGGTCAAAGCCGAGGCGGATGTTTCGATCAAGGCTGAGGAACCTGGTTTCATCGAGATCGAGGCGCCTGTTTTCGTCAAGGCTGAGGGGCCAGGTCTCATCAAGACTGAGGAGGATACCGCATTTGACTACAAGATACCTTTACCAAGTAAAACAGCGGTCCAGGCTGCAGTCGACGATGCCTTGCAAACAATTAAGGACAGGCTTGACAAGGGGGATATGCAGGCGTGCAAGGACTTTGAAGAGCTTCGTGAGGCCACGCTGTCATTTGGGGTCAATAACTGTAAGCCAGTGGAGGGAAAGTGGAAGCTCAAAGGCTTCAAAACACCACTTTACAATCACCAG CTGATAGGGGTGAGATGGATGTGTTCCCGAGAGTTCCACCCCCGCGGGTCCAATGGAGGGATCCTCGCCGACGAAATGGGTCTCGGGAAGACAGTTCAGCTCCTGGCGTGCATGTCACAAAACCCGTCTAGTAGTCGCCGGGACAAAGCCCAAAAAACCCTCATCATTGCGCCAGAGAAGCTGTTGACGCAGTGGTATCGGGAGATATTTGATCATTGCGACGACAAAGGCCTGCGAGTGTTGGTCTACAAAAACGCCAATGCAATGGCCGATGATGAGTGCGCCAATAGTGATATCAT AATCACGAATTATGCACAAGTTCAACGCCAAGCTAGCAAAGGGCTCGCCGAATGTGAGGAGTcggaggagagtgaggatCCTTCAGATTTTCGAGAGACCTCCCTGAAGCAGAAACTGCACCGGCATGGCCCCCCGTTGTTTCGCATCAACTACCACCGCATCGTTCTAGATGAGGCCCATGCGATTAATAACAGGGAGAGCAGCACGTCCCTCGCCTGCAGATACCTCACAGGCAAATATCGCTGGGTTCTAACGGGAACCCCGCTGACCAACACCACAGCAGAGGTATTTCCCTACCTTGACTTCTTGGGCACCAAGTTCAAGAAGTACGATACCTTCGTTCAGGCTATGGGGGGCGTCAAGGGCAAGATGGGAGACATGGAAGAATTTCAGAAAACGCTATCGGAACTTACTCTGAGACGTCGTGTTGACACGCAACTGATGGGCGCACCCATTCTTCAGATTCCCAAGGCACATCCGGTTCAGGTTGTCACGGTTAACTTTTCGCCTTTTGAGATGGAAGCATACGGGAGAACAAACCGGAGACAGATGGCGTTGGAGGTACGGCGCCAAGCGTATCAAGACGCCGGTCAACCATATGATCCCGGACCAGAAAAGGGTACAATGCAAAAGATTGTCGATCATCTCCAATTCTTCACCTCTCATCCAGCCCTTGTTGAGCCTGACTGGTacgaggagcaggagaaccAAGACAAGTCTAAGCTGCCGGAGCTCAGTGAGGTCAAATGCAACTGCTTCTGCAGATATTGCCGGCGAGTCGTGACCCCGGCCTCTAAATTGGCTGAT TGCGGCCACCCGTTCTGCGCCTCATGTTTCGGTAACCTCATAACCCGTCATCACAACAAGGAGAAAGCCTGTTGCCCGAGCTGCAACAAGCCAGTCGGTTCTGGTAGATCAGGCAAGGGCAGCTGTCCGAGTCATCAGGGCATGCCTATCCTGCCTCGCGATAACGGGCACACTTACCGTCACTTTGGTGACGATGACAATGGGTTTCAGCCACGGTTCAGTAAGCATCAAGAAACCACAGGGAAAGGGACGAAAAAGAAGGCGCGCAGAGCGAAATctcgcaagaagaagaggcatccatcgaagagaagaaaagcaacCAAGACGAATAATAAGGGGGGAAAGCAGAAGAGACAAACTGTCCAAACAGTGCAGCAAACACGCGCCAACACGCTCAATTTCATGAAGGGCGTCGACTCCCATCCTTGGGATCCGGTGCCGCACAGCGCTAAAACGAAGGCGACACTTGACCTAATCGACGGATGGCAATCTGAAGCGCCAGAGGATAAGATTATCATCTTTGTGCAATGGATCCCGATGCTCTCGACTTTGGGCCGCATGCTTACACAGAGCGGATACCGGTTTGTGTACTTCTGGGGCGACCTGGACCAGAACGACCAAGAGCAGTCTCTAAAGACCTTCAGGAAGGTCCCGGCCGTGAAGATCATGCTGGCATCTATTACCTGCACCACACACGGTCTGAACCTCACGGTGGCGAACCGGGCCATCATGTATGACCACTGGTGGAATGTTTgtcgccagcagcaagcctTCGGAAGAGTCCACCGTATTGGACAAACCAAGGAAGTGCATACGGCCAAGATTGTGGTTGCAGGCTCTGTGGATGAGAGGATTATTCAAATTCAGCAGGATAAGGAGACTGCTATTTCTGGGGTTATGGATGGCATGgacgagatcaagaagcggCCAATCTCGATGGCTAAGGAAAtcctggggttgggggatcTTTCAGACTCTATCGATGAAAATGCTGACCtagatgaggacgaggattACTACGAGGATagcgatgacgaggatgaggatgaggaggagactgATAGCGAGAGCGAATCCACTAGTGATGAGAGTGGCAGTGAGAGTGGCTCCGGTAGTGGCAGctatgacgatgacgaggatgatggagagcACTCGGGGTCGAAGTCGGATTAG
- a CDS encoding hypothetical protein (EggNog:ENOG503NWDB; COG:E) — translation MAPATIEASIVDTVEPKKDTLALPEPARQRLIRSGVDLTNGYPYRPLVPLYLQDVYQLRSAERIHEDAGARADKSKKNLFSAASKVTDLTAHIGTEIEGLQLKDLTPEQRDELALLIAERSVVFLRDQDISPQQQRELGEWFGEVEVHPQVPQVPGVPGVTVIWPDLQAQDLPANFRNPGGASRWHTDLVHERQPAGITHLHNDTVPPVGGDTLWASGYGAYEKLSPEFRKFIDGKQAVYRSAHAYLDRENPSAGPKFVERVHPLVRVHPATGWKALWVNRAMTTRIVGLDKAESDLILNYLHVVYEKNADIQVRFRWTAGTSALWDNRITIHSASWDYEGKYSRHGTRVTSLAEKPYFDSKAPTRRQALGLLDEDEKEALGLARDRVGDHSP, via the exons ATGGCGCCTGCTACAATCGAGGCATCAATCGTCGACACAGTCGAGCCCAAGAAAGACACCTTGGCCCTCCCAGAGCCAGCCCGGCAACGGCTGATCAGGTCTGGAGTAGACCTGACCAACGGATATCCATACCGTCCACTAGTACCCTTGTATCTCCAGGATGTCTACCAACTCCGCAGTGCTGAGCGTATCCATGAAGATGCAGGGGCCAGAGCtgacaagtccaagaagaatcTGTTTTCGGCGGCAAGCAAGGTGACCGACCTGACAGCCCATATCGGTACTGAGATTGAGGGTCTCCAGTTGAAGGACCTGACACCCGAGCAACGTGACGAGCTTGCTCTTTTGATCGCGGAACGCAGTGTTGTGTTTCTCAGAGACCAAGATATTtccccacaacaacagaGAGAGCTAGGAGAATGGtttggtgaggttgaagtgCAT CCCCAGGTCCCACAAGTGCCTGGCGTCCCGGGCGTGACTGTCATCTGGCCAGACCTCCAGGCCCAAGATTTGCCCGCCAACTTTCGTAACCCAGGAGGAGCGTCTCGGTGGCACACCGATCTTGTCCATGAACGACAGCCGGCAGGCATTACCCACCTCCACAACGACACTGTGCCTCCGGTTGGGGGGGACACGCTCTGGGCCTCGGGATACGGTGCTTATGAGAAACTATCCCCCGAATTCCGCAAGTTTATCGATGGAAAACAAGCTGTGTATCGCTCCGCACATGCCTATCTTGACCGCGAGAATCCGAGTGCCGGTCCAAAGTTCGTCGAAAGGGTCCATCCTCTTGTTCGTGTGCACCCTGCAACAGGCTGGAAAGCACTCTGGGTGAACCGcgcgatgacgacgaggatagTTGGATTGGATAAAGCTGAGAGCGACTTGATCTTGAATTATCTGCATGTCGTGTATGAGAAGAACGCGGATATCCAGGTCCGATTCCGATGGACCGCCGGGACCAGTGCTCTGTGGGACAACAG AATTACGATCCATAGCGCCAGTTGGGATTACGAAGGAAAGTATTCAAGACACGGCACTCGTGTCACATCGCTTGCCGAAAAACCCTACTTCGACTCAAAGGCCCCGACTCGTCGACAGGCTTTGGGTCTTCTGGATGAagacgagaaggaggctCTTGGTCTGGCAAGGGACAGGGTGGGCGACCACTCGCCTTGA
- a CDS encoding hypothetical protein (COG:Q; EggNog:ENOG503NYFY), producing the protein MSELRSQPSRQTVAVIGAGISGVCTAAHLLKEGLSVTVFERSSIAGGIWHYDDRVPGDPPYPSNTPSLGDYEVSQRGQFSYVTPPSEQRNETPQNLTFRVEANNYLSDLEAHFSPPGPCYRGLRNNVPTYLMESSLGQWPEGTEPVVGQRDVENYVQGLAEVHDVNNQTLFHTRVDEVKKTHDGLKWELRSVTLEKEELGVRLTERLHLFDRVVVASGHYNMPRIPDITGLKEWKTRFPARIIHSKQYRNPQRYRDQNVVVLGAGVSALDICRELDGVVNKVYQSARGGQFDLPVSLLPSSTRRVPEIASFILDNDERHQHFPEEGQHIPGKIALKDGQVLDKIHHVVMATGYITSYPFLPHLHSDTAPITEPGEYLVVTSDGNMAHNLHKDIFYIPDPTLAFVGVPYHVVTFSLFDFQAQAVARVFAGRAKLPSQKLMRHEYERRVLERGLGRGFHSLHQEGKELAYVRELVEWVNEGDVHGEGRNDCNMKGHTEEWLAGYYEMKAKTRGLFPGRGIKSVAEDTTLRN; encoded by the coding sequence ATGTCGGAACTACGAAGTCAACCTTCTCGGCAGACGGTCGCAGTCATCGGAGCAGGTATCAGCGGCGTATGCACAGCTGCACACTTGCTAAAAGAAGGTCTCTCAGTGACGGTCTTCGAACGCTCAAGCATTGCCGGTGGAATCTGGCACTATGATGACCGCGTTCCCGGCGACCCACCATATCCTAGCAACACGCCGTCTCTTGGGGACTATGAGGTTTCTCAACGAGGTCAATTTTCGTATGTTACGCCTCCATCTGAGCAAAGGAACGAAACACCACAGAATCTGACCTTTCGGGTGGAAGCAAACAACTACCTTTCCGACCTCGAGGCGCACTTCTCACCACCCGGCCCGTGTTACCGAGGCCTACGCAATAACGTCCCGACATACCTCATGGAAAGTAGTCTGGGCCAGTGGCCCGAGGGTACCGAACCCGTTGTTGGTCAAAGAGATGTTGAAAATTACGTCCAAGGCCTGGCAGAAGTGCATGACGTCAACAACCAGACTCTATTTCACACCCGAGTAgatgaggtcaagaagaCACACGATGGGCTCAAGTGGGAGTTGCGATCAGTGACGTTGGAGAAAGAAGAGCTTGGTGTTCGGCTCACTGAAAGATTACATCTATTTGATCGAGTTGTCGTGGCTTCGGGGCATTATAACATGCCACGGATTCCTGACATTACTGGACTCAAGGAATGGAAAACAAGGTTTCCCGCCAGGATCATTCATTCAAAGCAGTATCGAAACCCACAGAGGTATCGGGACCAGAATGTGGTGGttcttggtgctggtgtgTCTGCTTTGGATATCTGCCGGGAGCTGGATGGAGTTGTAAACAAAGTCTACCAGAGTGCCCGTGGAGGACAGTTTGACCTCCCAGTCTCACTGCTGCCATCATCTACGAGACGAGTGCCGGAAATAGCTAGCTTTATTCTCGATAACGACGAAAGACACCAGCACTTTCCGGAAGAAGGCCAGCATATTCCCGGGAAGATCGCTTTGAAGGACGGCCAGGTACTCGACAAGATTCACCACGTGGTCATGGCAACAGGATATATAACATCTTACCCTTTCCTCCCGCATCTCCATTCCGACACGGCACCAATCACAGAACCAGGGGAATATCTGGTGGTGACATCGGACGGCAACATGGCGCATAACTTGCACAAAGATATCTTCTACATCCCCGACCCAACCTTGGCTTTTGTAGGCGTACCTTATCATGTGGTCACGTTTTCGCTTTTTGATTTTCAGGCCCAGGCGGTGGCAAGAGTGTTTGCTGGGAGAGCAAAGCTTCCAAGTCAAAAATTGATGAGACACGAGTACGAGAGAAGGGTGCTGGAGAGAGGCCTCGGAAGAGGGTTCCACTCGCTGCATCAAGAGGGAAAGGAGTTGGCGTATGTAAGGGAGCTGGTTGAATGGGTCAACGAAGGTGATGTTCATGGAGAGGGGCGGAATGACTGCAACATGAAGGGGCATACCGAGGAGTGGCTGGCGGGATATTATGAGATGAAGGCAAAGACTAGAGGGTTGTTTCCAGGTAGGGGAATTAAATCTGTGGCGGAAGATACTACACTACGCAACTGA
- a CDS encoding hypothetical protein (EggNog:ENOG503P6FS; COG:S; CAZy:CBM52) yields the protein MTRFSLTAAVLIGLGHRVLGALEQCGPAQYDPTNYVCWENQFLCPVTAGEGLSYCNGACYSKFMYTCNNNILSLLPPAESAFTLTVSNPALPQLDGKPVTAQGLRLWLGGETKSYCPSVVDPNCPPGNVTSIVAGGFGGAGMNTMVPGGQQVYLTPDWNVGYTQAHSAYMPSGSTSTGFAAYQGGGFINLNGNGWGWVACPPRASGPAGPEWTLYGRNSTNAESLNYCTPINLKVTPYPGQGAAAWQYT from the exons ATGACTCGATTTAGCCTGACTGCTGCCGTCCTCATTGGCCTAGGCCATCGAGTTCTGGGTGCTCTGGAGCAATGTGGACCAGCACAATATGACCCTACCAAC TACGTATGCTGGGAGAACCAATTTCTCTGCCCCGTCACAGCCGGTGAAGGCCTGTCTTATTGCAATGGAGCCTGTTACAGCAAGTTCATGTACACCTGCAACAATAACATCCTCAGTCTTCTCCCGCCCGCCGAGTCTGCCTTTACTCTCACCGTCTCAAACCCGGCGCTCCCCCAGCTTGACGGCAAGCCCGTCACCGCCCAAGGGCTTCGTCTGTGGCTTGGAGGAGAAACCAAGAGCTACTGCCCTTCTGTCGTCGACCCTAACTGCCCACCCGGCAACGTCACATCGATTGTGGCAGGCGGCTTCGGCGGAGCTGGTATGAACACAATGGTGCCCGGCGGTCAACAGGTCTATCTGACGCCGGACTGGAATGTCGGATACACCCAAGCTCATTCGGCATACATGCCGTCCGGCAGCACCTCGACTGGCTTTGCCGCCTACCAGGGCGGTGGGTTCATCAACCTCAATGGCAacggttggggttgggtcgCTTGTCCTCCGAGGGCTTCGGGTCCTGCTGGGCCCGAGTGGACTTTGTATGGTAGAAACTCAACAAACGCCGAGAGCCTCAACTACTGCActcccatcaacctcaaggtCACTCCTTACCCCGGCCAGGGGGCGGCTGCTTGGCAGTATACTTAG